The Moritella sp. F3 genomic interval ATCCCTGTCGCGCACAGCTAACGGCTGTCTGTCGCTGCTATGTCGATTACTACCATGCCTGTCACTATGATGCGTACTTTCATGCAAAAAACGAGCTTGTGCCAAGCCATTATCCACCAGCAACCGATACTCGCCATAACTAAACGTTAGCACGCCAACAATTCCCGTTACTTTGTCATTGACCCGCATGTAATCCAAGTCTGAGAGCGCAGATAAGCCAGCTTCTAACTGCACATATAATCGCCGTTGCTTATTGTTTAACGCGAGTGCGTCAGCTGCAATGCTAGCAGGAAAGGCCGTGGTATTTGGGTGGATGTTAATCTGCTTGTGACTGAGAATAATGTTATAACGTCGCCAACGCCGCTCATAATATAAAGGTTTGGTTACGCGCATATTGGTGATGCTTGCCACGCGGACTTTCATGCCTTCATAACGCTCTAATGTGTCACTAAAATTAGCATCAGCTGTGGCCGAGATGATATCGGTTGGCGCTATATTACTCGCTACTGTTTGTACACTGCCAGTTTGCATCGTCTTTATATGCACATTTTTTGTATGAGACGTCGGACGTAATCGCGTCATGCCATAATATTCTTCTACAACGCCAGTCACGCACACGCTGCTATTAGGTGTGATATTTGCAAGTTTATCTGTACTGACAAAGATCCCCGTTGAAGCAAGACTCAATTTGGGCTTGGAACTTTGCTGCATAAAGAACCCCGGATCTTGACCGCGTTTCAACTTAGTCACCCACCCTTGCACTGTAAATGCCCGATCACTGCGATATGTACGTTTGCCTTTATCCTCAGCTTTATTTTTAACTTCAGGCGAACGCTTGCCCTGCCCTTGTAATTGACTGATCGAGCTATTTTCACCCGCGCATAAAATGGGCTTATTTTTATGCCTTTTGTTATGCATGACGTCACTGGCGAATACACTATTCACCACGATGATCAGCAGGATTACCCCGCGTGATAAACCCGCTAGCATTCTCTACATTTCTGTTTTAGAATCATCACCATCAATCCTTTCATTAGACCCCGCGTCTTGTGTTGTATGAGTGTAGTTATTATGGATATAAAATCGCTTACTTCAGAACAAAGAAATTTAGCAAGTGCTAACCTGGATCAACTTTCAACATTAGAACTTGTTAAGCTATTCAACAGTGAAGATGAAAAAGTCAGTCACGCCATTAAACTCGAATTACCGCTAATTGCTGCCGCTATTGATGTTATTGCCCATGCATTTCAACAAAATGGTCGATTAATTTATATTGGCGCAGGGACGTCAGGCCGTTTAGGTGTGCTTGATGCCTCTGAATGTCCACCGACCTTTGGTGTTGGCCACCAGCAGGTACAAGGTATTATTGCCGGTGGTGAAGCGGCGATGTTTAAAGCACAAGAAGGCGCTGAAGACGATTTAAACATGGCACAGATCGACTTAGAGCGGATCCAATTAACCCCGCAAGATGTGGTGGTAGGTATCGCAGCATCTGGGCGCACGCCTTATGTGATCGGTGGTTTATCGTTTGCGAATAATGTAGGTTGTGACACGATTGCAATTAGCTGTAATAACGACGCCCCGATATCGAGTATCGCGAAGATTGCCATTACCCCCGTGGTTGGCGCTGAAGTCTTAACAGGCTCAAGCCGCATGAAAGCAGGCACTGCACAAAAGCTAGTGCTGAATATGCTCAGTACAGGCGCGATGGTCAGAACCGGAAAGGTGTATCAAAACCTGATGGTTGATGTGAAAACTTCGAATGAAAAACTAATCACCCGCAGTGAAAATATCATTATGGATGTGACGGGTGTAGAACGTGAACGCGCAAAAACACTATTAATTGCCGCGAATCAGCACGTGAAATCAGCTATCCTCATGGAATTAAATGAAGTTGATTATGCGACCGCAAGTCGACAGTTAGCGGATAACCAAGGTTTTTTACGCCAAGCATTAAATCAATAGCCTTCCTATTTTCAATACTTTGCACACTTTTGAATTTTGTACACTTTGCACAACATGAGACTGAACATGACTGAACACAAAACTAAACTACAAGAAAACGGACTACAAATAACAGACATCGTCATTGGTGATGGTAAAGAAGCGGTAAAAGGCGCGTTGATCACGACTCAATATCGTGGTTTTCTGAGCGATGGCACGCAATTCGATTCGACTTACGACAAAGGTAAAACGTTTCAATGTGTGATTGGTACTGGCCGTGTTATTAAAGGCTGGGATCAAGGCATTATGGGCATGAAGGTTGGCGGTAAACGTAAACTGTGTGTACCATCAGCATTAGCTTATGGTGAACGTAGCATGGGCACAGTGATCCCAGCGCATTCAGACCTTAGCTTTGAAATTGAATTACTTGAAGTACTCACACGCGACGATTAATCAGTGTGACGTGAGGCTTCAATAGAGACTTCAATAAATAGTTCATGACATTCATAACCGATATTAGCGTGTTATGAATGTCATCTTAGCTTTTGGCTTAGCGGCTACCGTTTATGCAACAGCTTATACCGCTATTATATCCTAATCTATACAGCAACTAGCTTATGCAATAAGGCTTCACACTGTGCTCTATTCATCAATTTTGGCACAGGGTAATCACAATATGCTTCACGTACAGCACGTTTAGCAAGTTCTGGAATATCATTCGCTTTAAGCTCTGGGAAGTCGGCTTGAATATTTAATGTTTTATTCAATGCTTTCACACCCGCAACAAACTTATGCGCTGCTGCAACTTGCGTATCTTCTTTACTCGCTAATCCTGCTGCAATCGCTAATTCAGCATAACGGCACAATGCATTCTCGAACGAAAAATCAAGGATGTGCGGTAAAATAACAGCATTAGCAAGTCCGTGTGGCACATGATAATAACCCCCCATTTGATGGGCAATCGCATGCACATAACCAATCGAAGCTCGAGTAAACGCAACGCCAGCATTAAAACTGGCAATCGACATTTGGCGTCGTGCTTCAATATCACTGCCATCAGCATAGGCTTTCGGCAAGTTTTCAAAAATACGTTTCACCGCATCATAACCATACGCTTTGGTTTGCTCTGTCGCATAATAACCAATATATGATTCAACCGCGTGTGTTAATGCATCAATGCCTGTTTCAGCGGTAATTTTAGCCGGAAGTCCAAGCATTAATAATGGATCTAGAATAGCAACAGCTGGCACTAAGCTTGGGTCGACGATGGTAAACTTTTGCTTTTTATCTGGGTCAGTCACAACAGCAACAACTGTCGCTTCAGAACCTGTGCCTGCCGTTGTTGGAATCGCGACAAAGGGGGGTAATGCTTTACGCACACGTAATAGACCAACCAACTTTCTCGCATCTACATTTTTAACGGCTGCTGCTGCAATCGCTTTTGCGCAATCCATTGGTGAACCACCACCTAATGCGATCACACTATCACAGCCATCTTGCTTATACTGTTTCCAGCCATTGGCGATAAGCGGTAACGTTGGATCTGGCGTGACTTGATCAAACAGTGAATAAGCAATATTTGCAGCATCTAACGCGTCAGTTAAATGCTTAGCAATGCCTAACTTGACTAACATTGCATCTGTAACAATCAGTGGTTTAACGCCACCTAGCTCTGCTAATGCCTGTGCAGTTTGCGTGATAGCGCCTTCGCCTTCAATCAGCTTCGGCAGTGGGATCGGCACTAATTTATTGACTTGCCCGCGGATTTGAATAACAGTTTGATGCAACATAAATTTTCCATTTTAATTAATACGTCATGCGAGTAACGAGTTGAATAGGCACATACTTCGACATTACTTGTACTTGTTTAACGAATACGAGGTTAATAGTACTGTGTTAATTGAAGTAATAACACTAATTCCACTCGAATAACCAAACAAAGCGACTCGCTTTAAACAGGTATAATTTACATTATATATAATTGCTATTTTTCTTTGTTATCATTATCCGCCAATAATAAGTTACAGCCTTTACTATCGTATTCTTCGTTGTACATACCAAACTGCGAACATTCCGAAGACAGCGCATTGATCGTAGACGTTGTCGTTATGGGCGTTGCGCTAGCTAAATCAGCCACATCCGTCATCGCTGCAGATGCTGTCGCTGTTTTAGCGGTTGTAAATACTACCGAGTGATTTGTTTCATTCCTCTCAGTCACTTTAACCAATTTATCGGCAAGTATTGCATCCTGGTCTGTTTTACATTCAGTTTGTTTAATCAGTTTAAAAGCTAAGTAGATAGACGCTATACCAAAGAATACCGACCCTAAAGCCTGACCAATCAGAATACCTTTAACACCCCCAATTTCAGCACCTACAAGCACAAACGGGATAGTACCCAACGTCGCTTTGCCCATATTGAACCAGGTTGAGTACTTTGGTTTGCCAAGGTTGTTAAAGCTGGCGTTCGCAATGAACATCATGCCATTGAAGATAAAGGTAAGTGCTAATAAACGGCAGAACAGTGTCACAACTTCAACCGCATCCCCTGTCAGGTTAAAGCCACTGATTAAGTAATCTTCAATTAAGAATAAGATGAAAGAGACAACGACCACATAGCCGGTACAAAACCATAATGCGTCTTTAAGGCTTTTACGCACCCGAGGAATTAATTTTGCACCATAATTCTGCCCCAAAATAGGCCCAATGGCACCAGACAAAGCAAAGATCATCCCAAATGCCACCGGTAAAACACGATTAATCGTGGCGTAACCGGCCATGTAACTGTCGCCGAATTCAGCAATGCTACGGGTCACAAAGGCGTTACCAATCGGCGTTGCAATATTGGTTAGCATGGCAGGTAGTGCAATCGCCATAATAAACGGCAGTTGGGCTTTAAAGCTATCGCTATACCAGTCGCCAAGTAGTTTATGCTTGGAATAAACCCCATAAAATGACAGCGCAAATACCGCGCATCGAGAGAGTACACTCGCAATCGCTGCGCCTTCGATACCCATGCCTAATGCGAAAATGAAAATCGGATCTAATACCGCGTTGACGATACCGCCACCTATGGTTGATAACATAGACAGCTTGCCATCACCTACTGCACGCAAACTTGCGCCAAGCGCCATTGCCAAGGACATCAGTGGCATCGAAGGTACCAGAATTTGTAAGTACACTGTGCCTAAACGTAAGGTTTCACCTTTGGCGCCCAACAAAGCAAGCAGGTATTCAATATTAAACCAGG includes:
- a CDS encoding FKBP-type peptidyl-prolyl cis-trans isomerase, translated to MTEHKTKLQENGLQITDIVIGDGKEAVKGALITTQYRGFLSDGTQFDSTYDKGKTFQCVIGTGRVIKGWDQGIMGMKVGGKRKLCVPSALAYGERSMGTVIPAHSDLSFEIELLEVLTRDD
- a CDS encoding iron-containing alcohol dehydrogenase: MLHQTVIQIRGQVNKLVPIPLPKLIEGEGAITQTAQALAELGGVKPLIVTDAMLVKLGIAKHLTDALDAANIAYSLFDQVTPDPTLPLIANGWKQYKQDGCDSVIALGGGSPMDCAKAIAAAAVKNVDARKLVGLLRVRKALPPFVAIPTTAGTGSEATVVAVVTDPDKKQKFTIVDPSLVPAVAILDPLLMLGLPAKITAETGIDALTHAVESYIGYYATEQTKAYGYDAVKRIFENLPKAYADGSDIEARRQMSIASFNAGVAFTRASIGYVHAIAHQMGGYYHVPHGLANAVILPHILDFSFENALCRYAELAIAAGLASKEDTQVAAAHKFVAGVKALNKTLNIQADFPELKANDIPELAKRAVREAYCDYPVPKLMNRAQCEALLHKLVAV
- the murQ gene encoding N-acetylmuramic acid 6-phosphate etherase; this encodes MDIKSLTSEQRNLASANLDQLSTLELVKLFNSEDEKVSHAIKLELPLIAAAIDVIAHAFQQNGRLIYIGAGTSGRLGVLDASECPPTFGVGHQQVQGIIAGGEAAMFKAQEGAEDDLNMAQIDLERIQLTPQDVVVGIAASGRTPYVIGGLSFANNVGCDTIAISCNNDAPISSIAKIAITPVVGAEVLTGSSRMKAGTAQKLVLNMLSTGAMVRTGKVYQNLMVDVKTSNEKLITRSENIIMDVTGVERERAKTLLIAANQHVKSAILMELNEVDYATASRQLADNQGFLRQALNQ
- a CDS encoding MATE family efflux transporter; protein product: MTTAKFTQGSTLSHIIYMSSTGAIGLTCLFLVDLLDLFYLSLLGEQHLAAAVGYAGTVAFFTTSISIGLSIAMGALVSKALGQGKRDSARSYVINISVVTIFVSLIIMLLTWFNIEYLLALLGAKGETLRLGTVYLQILVPSMPLMSLAMALGASLRAVGDGKLSMLSTIGGGIVNAVLDPIFIFALGMGIEGAAIASVLSRCAVFALSFYGVYSKHKLLGDWYSDSFKAQLPFIMAIALPAMLTNIATPIGNAFVTRSIAEFGDSYMAGYATINRVLPVAFGMIFALSGAIGPILGQNYGAKLIPRVRKSLKDALWFCTGYVVVVSFILFLIEDYLISGFNLTGDAVEVVTLFCRLLALTFIFNGMMFIANASFNNLGKPKYSTWFNMGKATLGTIPFVLVGAEIGGVKGILIGQALGSVFFGIASIYLAFKLIKQTECKTDQDAILADKLVKVTERNETNHSVVFTTAKTATASAAMTDVADLASATPITTTSTINALSSECSQFGMYNEEYDSKGCNLLLADNDNKEK